From the Nodularia sp. NIES-3585 genome, one window contains:
- a CDS encoding tetratricopeptide repeat protein has translation MRYPKLYLTVVTLILGISQPIPNLPPLFQPSQVLAQTPADRKAEADRLFDQGIEQYQTSQVEAALQSWQQALIIYREIKDRKNEGNALGNLGSAYNSLGDYTKAIDFQQQRLAIAREIKDRLGEGNALGNLGNAYYYLGNYTKAIDFQQQRLAIAREIKDRLGEGAALGNLGSAYNSLGDYTKAIDFHSSSLAIAREIKDRLGEGQSLGNLGNAYYYLGDYTKAIDFHSSSLAIAREIKDRLGEGQSLGNLGNAYYYLGDYTKAIDFHSSSLAIAREIKDRLGEGAALGNLGGVYNSLGDYTKAIDFQQQRLAIAREIQDRKGEGQSLGNLGLAYYYLGDYTKAIDFCSSSLAIAREIQDRKSEGQSLGNLGNAYDALGDYTKAIDFHSSSLAIAREIQDRKGEGDALGNLGIVYNYLGDYTKAIDFHSSSLAIAREIQDRKGEGVALGNLGSAYHSLGDYTKAIDFHSSRLAIAREIKDRKGEGAALGNLGNAYHSLGDYTKAIDFHSSSLAIAREIKHRLGEGQSLGSLGNAYHSLGDYTKAIDFHSSGLALAREIQDRSSEGILLNNLGLTLYRQGNISLAESTLLAGINIYESLRGRELKDSEKVSIFETQRNTYALLQKVLLAQNQTDTALEIAERGRGRAFVELLASRLSPDNKTQFPTSPTIAEIKQIAKAQNATLIQYSITPDDFKIQGKLQNKESELYIWVIKPTGEVTFRKADLKPLWQKENTTLAQLVTTSRQSIGARGRGILVKEDPDAAKAKQKFRRLHELLIEPIADLLPSNENERVIFVPQRELFLVPFPALQDEEGKYLIEKHTVLTAPSIQVLDLTRQQRMGNGKSGVGKGEVLVVGNPTMPKVVLEPGKPAQQLSNLKWAEKEAKDIAALFKTQALTGNQATKAATVQQMTQARIIHLATHGLFDDVRGLGSAIALAPSSQDDGLLTAEDIFDMKLNADLVVLSACDTGRGRVTGDGVIGLSRSLISAGVPSVIVSLWAVDDNSTSVLMTEFYQNLQQNVDKATALRNAMLNTMKTHPDPKHWAAFTLIGESE, from the coding sequence ATGCGTTATCCAAAACTCTATCTAACTGTTGTTACTCTCATTCTTGGCATTTCACAACCTATCCCAAATTTACCTCCACTATTCCAGCCATCGCAGGTATTGGCACAAACACCAGCAGACCGCAAAGCCGAAGCAGACCGACTGTTCGATCAAGGTATTGAGCAATATCAAACCAGTCAAGTTGAAGCCGCGTTACAGTCTTGGCAACAGGCACTAATTATCTATCGTGAAATTAAAGACCGCAAAAACGAGGGTAATGCACTGGGCAATCTGGGAAGTGCTTACAATTCCCTGGGAGACTACACCAAAGCCATTGATTTCCAGCAGCAGAGATTGGCGATCGCCCGTGAAATTAAAGACCGCTTAGGCGAGGGTAATGCACTGGGAAATCTGGGAAATGCTTACTATTACCTGGGAAACTACACCAAAGCCATTGATTTCCAGCAGCAGAGATTGGCGATCGCCCGTGAAATTAAAGACCGCTTAGGCGAGGGTGCTGCACTGGGCAATCTGGGAAGTGCTTACAATTCCCTGGGAGACTACACCAAAGCCATTGATTTCCACTCCTCAAGTTTGGCGATCGCCCGTGAAATTAAAGACCGCTTAGGCGAGGGTCAATCTCTAGGCAATCTGGGAAATGCTTACTATTACCTGGGAGACTACACCAAAGCCATTGATTTCCACTCCTCAAGTTTGGCGATCGCCCGTGAAATTAAAGATCGCTTAGGCGAGGGTCAATCTCTAGGCAATCTGGGAAATGCTTACTATTACCTGGGAGACTACACCAAAGCCATTGATTTCCACTCCTCAAGTTTGGCCATCGCCCGTGAAATTAAAGACCGCTTAGGCGAGGGTGCTGCACTGGGCAATCTGGGAGGTGTTTACAATTCCCTGGGAGACTACACCAAAGCCATTGATTTCCAGCAGCAGAGATTGGCGATCGCCCGTGAAATTCAAGACCGCAAAGGCGAGGGTCAATCTCTGGGCAATCTGGGACTTGCTTACTATTACCTGGGAGACTACACCAAAGCCATTGATTTCTGCTCTTCAAGTTTGGCGATCGCCCGTGAAATTCAAGACCGCAAAAGCGAGGGTCAATCTCTGGGCAATCTGGGAAATGCTTACGATGCCCTGGGAGACTACACCAAAGCCATTGATTTCCACTCCTCAAGTTTGGCGATCGCCCGTGAAATTCAAGACCGCAAAGGCGAGGGTGATGCACTAGGCAATCTGGGAATTGTTTACAATTACCTGGGAGACTACACCAAAGCCATTGATTTCCACTCCTCAAGTTTGGCCATCGCCCGTGAAATTCAAGACCGCAAAGGCGAGGGTGTTGCACTGGGCAATCTGGGAAGTGCTTACCATTCCCTGGGAGACTACACCAAAGCCATTGATTTTCACTCCTCAAGATTGGCGATCGCCCGTGAAATCAAAGACCGCAAAGGCGAGGGTGCTGCACTGGGCAATCTAGGAAATGCTTACCATTCCCTGGGAGACTACACCAAAGCCATTGATTTTCACTCCTCAAGTTTGGCGATCGCCCGTGAAATTAAACACCGCTTAGGCGAGGGTCAATCTCTAGGCAGTCTGGGAAATGCTTACCATTCCCTGGGAGACTACACTAAAGCCATTGATTTCCACTCATCAGGTTTGGCGCTCGCTCGTGAAATTCAAGACCGTTCAAGCGAGGGTATATTACTGAATAATTTAGGATTGACCTTATACAGACAGGGAAATATCTCTTTAGCAGAGAGTACCCTACTTGCAGGAATAAATATTTATGAATCTCTACGAGGTCGAGAATTAAAAGATAGTGAAAAAGTCTCAATTTTTGAAACGCAACGTAACACCTATGCACTTTTACAAAAAGTCCTGCTTGCCCAAAATCAAACTGATACAGCTTTAGAAATAGCCGAACGCGGACGAGGACGTGCTTTTGTGGAATTACTGGCTTCCCGGTTATCTCCTGATAACAAAACACAGTTCCCTACCTCCCCAACAATCGCAGAAATTAAACAAATTGCTAAAGCGCAAAATGCTACCCTGATCCAATATTCAATTACTCCTGATGATTTCAAAATTCAGGGTAAATTACAAAATAAAGAATCAGAACTGTATATATGGGTAATCAAACCCACAGGTGAAGTTACTTTCCGCAAAGCTGATCTCAAACCTCTATGGCAAAAAGAAAATACAACTCTGGCACAACTGGTGACTACAAGCCGTCAATCCATTGGTGCTAGAGGCCGTGGTATTCTCGTCAAAGAAGATCCTGATGCAGCCAAAGCAAAACAAAAATTCCGTCGATTGCATGAACTACTAATTGAACCCATTGCCGACCTTCTCCCCAGCAATGAAAATGAACGTGTGATTTTCGTTCCTCAACGTGAATTATTCCTCGTACCCTTCCCTGCACTACAAGATGAAGAAGGTAAATACTTAATTGAAAAACATACTGTCCTCACTGCACCATCAATTCAAGTTTTAGATTTAACTCGTCAGCAAAGAATGGGGAATGGGAAATCGGGAGTTGGGAAAGGGGAAGTTTTGGTGGTTGGTAATCCAACTATGCCTAAAGTGGTGTTAGAACCAGGAAAACCAGCTCAACAATTATCTAACTTGAAATGGGCAGAAAAGGAAGCCAAAGATATTGCTGCATTGTTTAAAACTCAAGCTTTAACAGGTAATCAAGCCACTAAAGCTGCGACTGTCCAGCAAATGACCCAAGCCAGAATTATTCATTTAGCCACACATGGATTATTTGATGATGTTCGGGGTTTGGGAAGTGCGATCGCCTTAGCACCCTCTAGTCAAGATGACGGTTTACTCACTGCTGAAGACATTTTTGACATGAAATTGAATGCAGATTTAGTTGTTCTCAGTGCTTGCGATACCGGACGCGGAAGGGTGACTGGTGATGGTGTCATCGGTTTATCTCGCTCTTTAATTAGCGCTGGTGTCCCCAGTGTCATTGTCTCTTTATGGGCTGTTGATGATAATTCTACTTCTGTATTGATGACTGAGTTCTATCAAAATCTACAACAAAATGTTGATAAAGCTACCGCCTTAAGAAATGCCATGCTTAACACTATGAAAACACATCCTGATCCTAAACATTGGGCTGCATTTACCTTAATTGGGGAATCGGAATAG